The region TCGTTCGCCGCGCGGCTGTCGTTCTTCTTCAACGTGCACAACAATTTCTTCGAAGAGGTGGCCAAGTTTCGCGCTGCTCGCCGCATGTGGGCGCGCCTGATGAAGGAGCGCTTCGGGGCCAAGGACCCGCGTTCGATGATGCTGCGCACGCACGCGCAGACGGCGGGCTCGTCGCTCACCGCGCAACAACCCGACAACAACGTCGTACGCACCACCATCCAGGCCCTCGCCGCCGTGCTCGGCGGCACGCAGTCGCTGCATACCAACTCGAAGGACGAGGCGCTGGCGCTGCCGACCGAGGACTCGGTGCGCTTGGCGCTGCGCACGCAGCAGGTGATCGCCTACGAGTCGGGCGTCGCCGACACCATCGACCCGCTCGCCGGCTCGTATTTCGTCGAGAACCTCACCGATGAGTTGGAGCAGCGCGCGCTCGAATACATCGCCAAGATCGACCAGCTCGGCGGAGCGGTGCGCGCCATCGAAGTCGGCTACCCGCAGCGCGAGATTCACAACGCCGCCTTCCTCTATCAGCAGGAGATCGAGAAGAAAGAGCGCATCATCGTCGGGGTGAACGAGTTCGCCGGCGCGCAGGAATCACCGCCCGAGCTGCACAAGATCGATCCGGCGCTGGAACCGCGCCAGCGCCAGAAAGTGGCGCGGGTGCGCGCCGAGCGCAACCAAGCAGCTGCGGCCCGGGCACTGGAGCGGATCGAAGCCGTGGCGCGTGAGGGCGGCAACCTCATGCCCGCCATCCTCGACGCCGTGCGCGCTTACGCCACGCTCGGGGAAATTTCCGACGCCATGCGCAAGGTCTTCGGCGAGTACCAGCCCAACGCCGTGCTGTGAGCCCCGCCGCCGTCCCGCGCTAGGCAGCGTCAAGGGCCTGCCCTGAATTACTATGGCCGAAAGTCTCGGCGTCGCGCGCAGATTTCCCTCCGTCATTCCCGCGAAGGCGGGAATCCATCCGGAGCCCCACCGCCCCTGGATGCCCGCCCCACGCCTTCGCGGGGGCAGGCTCTAAAGATTTGCGGGCATGACGGAATACCCCTGTCGAGCTTTGGGTTGCGGGCCAAGCCCGCGCTGAGCAGCGGCGAAGGGTTACATCGTGCCCCGGCCTTTCTGCGCCCCGCCACCCCCGGCGCCGAGGTGCCGGCGCCATCCGGGGCAACGATCCGTGAAATCGCGCCACGGCAAAGCTCTAGCTCAGAGGTCCACCACGGTGCCGCGCTGCGGGCATTGCGCCGGCATGCCCAGCTCCCGCTCCAGGCGCGCGCGTAAGGCCTCGCGCGCGGTCGTTTCACCGTGAGTGAGGAAGAGGCGCGGACGGGCGGCGCGGAAATTCGCGGCCCAGGCGACCAGCTGCGACTGCCCGGCGTGGGCGGAAAAACCACCGAGGGTGTGCACCTTCGCCCGCACCGCTAGGCGCTCGCCCATCAGCGTCAGGTTGCGCGCCCCATCTACCAGAGCGCGTCCGGGCGTGCCCTGGGCCTGGAAGCCGACAAACACTATGTGTACCTCGGGTCGCCAGACGTTGTGCTTGAGGTGGTGCAAGATGCGCCCGCCGCTGCACATGCCCGAGGCCGACAAGATCACCGCGCCGCCGTCCACGGCATTGAGCGCTTGTGACTCCTGCGGCGTGCGTACGAAGTGGAGGTTGGGAAAATCCAGCGGCGCGCTGCCGCGCTCGATCAGCCCCTGGGCCTCGGCGTCGAAGACCTCGCGATGGCGCCGGTAGAGTTCGGTGGCTGCCTGCGCCATCGGGCTATCGACGTACACCGGCACGCCCGCCAAGCGGCCCTGCCGGTGCAACTGACCGAGGTGGTAAATGATGTCCTGGCTGCGCCCGACGGCGAAACTGGGTATCAGCACCTTGCCCCCGCGGGCGCGCGCCTGGGCCAGAATGTGCGCGAGTTCCTCGACGGTTTCCGCCAGCGGCCGGTGGTCGCGGTCGCCGTAAGTGGACTCCATCACCAACCCGTCGGCGCGTGACAGCACCGCCGGGTCGCGCAGCAGCGGCGTACCCTGGTTGCCGAGATCGCCGGAGAAGACCAGCACGAGCCGGCGGCCGCCGTCATCAACCGTGAGTTCAACGATGGCCGAACCGAGGATGTGCCCGGCATCGTGCAGCCGCAAGGTCACACCGGGTGCGATTTCGCGTTCGTAATCGTAGGCCACCGAGACGAAACGCGCCAGCACGGTTTCGACGTCACCGGCGGTGTACAACGGCCGTACCGGCACCCGGCCGCGGCGCTGGCGCTTACGGCTGTAACGCAAGGCGTCTTGCTCTTGCAGGTGAGCGGCGTCGGGCAGCAGGATACGGCAGAGGTCAACGCTCGCCGGCGTGGTGAAGATCGGCCCTTGGTACTGCCCATGCGCCAACAGCGGTAGCCGGCCCGAGTGGTCGATGTGCCCGTGCGACAACACTATCCCATCGAGCCCGGCGAGGGCGAACGGTGGCGGCCGCCGGTTGCGGATCTCGGCCGCCGCTCCCCCCTGATACAAACCGTAGTCGACCACCACCCGCGCCCGGCCGGTTTCCAGCAGGTAGCAGGAGCCGGTCACCTCTCCCGCAGCTCCGTAAAAACCGAGTCTCATCCCAAAGCCCGTTCGCTCGGGCGGTAGGTTTCACCTTTTGCGCTGAGGTTGCAACCGCGCCCGAGCGGGCGAAAGCCGGCGGCGGGCTAACCGCAAGCCGGCGAGGAACAGCAACACCGGCCACAGGCTGCTGCGCGGCGAAGGCGCGGTCGCGCAGCCGCTGGCGCTATCGCCGGATGCAGTTGATGGTGGCGTTGATGAGGCAGCCGGCGTTGGCACTTGTAGGGTCGGTGTGGGGCTCGGCGCCGGCGGTGCCGCCCGGTCGAAGCATATGCCGCGCGGGCAATCGCCGCGATCCACACAGGCAAACCCCTCGAAGTCTCCGCCGGCGCAAGCACGCCCGAGCGAGCTACACACGGAGCCGTAGCATTGCGCATCGCTCAAACAGGCCTGCCCCTTGCCCGCTCCGCCGGCACACAGCCGCACCGTGGCGGCACAGGGGCGATTGCCGTGACAATTTGAACTGCTATCGCACAGCTGCCCGCCCCAGGCGCCACCTTGGCAACTGGACCGGCGGGCATCCGTGGCGTCAGCCACACAACTGCCGCCGGGGCAATCGCACAGCAGGCCATCGTCCTCACCCCCGTCGCAGACCCCTTGCGCGATCGCGCAGATGCCACCCGAGCAGTCGGCGTCTACGCTACAGGGCGCGCCGTCGCCGGCACCGCCCGAGCACGCCATGCCTGCCGGCACCGCCGCCAGCGCGCGCGCTCGTGCGGGCGCTACGACGACCTCGCCATCCACAGCGCCGGCCTCGATCCGTTCGCCGAGTGGGCCGGAACCGATGATTTCGGAGATCGTTAACGGATACTGCCCCGCCGGTGCATCAGCGGCAATGAGCAGGGCGCACGAGTACAGCTCCGCGCCGTCGGGGAGAGGATCGAGGTTGTCGATGGACAACACGATCGCCCGCACCGCCATGCAGTCGAATCCCGGCCGACAATCTGTCGGCCGAAAACCAAAGGCGGAGCCGAACTTGTCGATCGCTGGATTGACGGTGCAGTCCGGCCTGCCGTCGGCG is a window of Deltaproteobacteria bacterium DNA encoding:
- a CDS encoding MBL fold metallo-hydrolase, which translates into the protein MRLGFYGAAGEVTGSCYLLETGRARVVVDYGLYQGGAAAEIRNRRPPPFALAGLDGIVLSHGHIDHSGRLPLLAHGQYQGPIFTTPASVDLCRILLPDAAHLQEQDALRYSRKRQRRGRVPVRPLYTAGDVETVLARFVSVAYDYEREIAPGVTLRLHDAGHILGSAIVELTVDDGGRRLVLVFSGDLGNQGTPLLRDPAVLSRADGLVMESTYGDRDHRPLAETVEELAHILAQARARGGKVLIPSFAVGRSQDIIYHLGQLHRQGRLAGVPVYVDSPMAQAATELYRRHREVFDAEAQGLIERGSAPLDFPNLHFVRTPQESQALNAVDGGAVILSASGMCSGGRILHHLKHNVWRPEVHIVFVGFQAQGTPGRALVDGARNLTLMGERLAVRAKVHTLGGFSAHAGQSQLVAWAANFRAARPRLFLTHGETTAREALRARLERELGMPAQCPQRGTVVDL
- a CDS encoding methylmalonyl-CoA mutase produces the protein MSDDIKKAREQWEETVLKPALKRAPERRARFLTTSEIELPRLATAADASGDYADKVGFPGQYPFTRGVQPTMYRGRFWTMRQYAGFGTAEESNLRYRYLLDHGQTGLSVAFDLPTQMGRDSDHPLAKGEVGRVGVAIDSLADMETMLHAIPLDRASTSMTINATAAILLALYLAVAQKQGVSWREVNGTVQNDILKEYVARGTYIYPPGPSMRIITDIFAFCAAEVPNWNTISISGYHIREAGSTAAQEIAFTLADGIAYVEAAVKVGLDVDSFAARLSFFFNVHNNFFEEVAKFRAARRMWARLMKERFGAKDPRSMMLRTHAQTAGSSLTAQQPDNNVVRTTIQALAAVLGGTQSLHTNSKDEALALPTEDSVRLALRTQQVIAYESGVADTIDPLAGSYFVENLTDELEQRALEYIAKIDQLGGAVRAIEVGYPQREIHNAAFLYQQEIEKKERIIVGVNEFAGAQESPPELHKIDPALEPRQRQKVARVRAERNQAAAARALERIEAVAREGGNLMPAILDAVRAYATLGEISDAMRKVFGEYQPNAVL